TCTCGCGCGCCGTCCGCTCCTTGCACCAGGCGGCCACGATGGCGTTGATCTCGTCGGCGTGCTCGGCGCGCCGGGCCATGGTCGTGAAGCGCGCATCGCCGAGCAGGTCCTCGCGCCCCATGGCGCGCGCGAGGCGCGGGAAGAGCCCGTCCCCGGCGGCGATGATACACACGTACTTCCCGTCCCTGGTCTCCCAGTTGTCGAGCGGGGCGGAGTTCCTGAGCCGGTTGCCCTCGCGCTCGCGCACGATGCCCAGGCGGTCGTAGGCCGCCAGCGTGTGCTCCATGATGCGGAGGATCGACTCGTAGAGCGACAGCTCGACCCACTGCCCGCGCGGCGGCGCGCCCGTCTCGCGCGCGCGCCGGTCGCGCTCGTAGAGGGCGGAGACGATCGCGAAGGCGTTGAAGACGCCGGTCAGGTAGTCGGAGACGATGACGCCCGGGCGGACGGGCGGCCGGTCGGGGTAGCCGGT
The sequence above is drawn from the Deltaproteobacteria bacterium genome and encodes:
- a CDS encoding CoA transferase translates to MTGPLAGIRVLDLGTRIGAPFAATLLADLGAEVIKVELPGQGDFMRSIGPFVGDHSLFWAVEGRGKKSITCDLRKPAGQTLLKRLVPLADVVVENFQPGTLESWGLGYDVLSALNPGIILTRVSVYGQTGPYRDRPGLDRNGIALGGLLYITGYPDRPPVRPGVIVSDYLTGVFNAFAIVSALYERDRRARETGAPPRGQWVELSLYESILRIMEHTLAAYDRLGIVREREGNRLRNSAPLDNWETRDGKYVCIIAAGDGLFPRLARAMGREDLLGDARFTTMARRAEHADEINAIVAAWCKERTARE